A region from the Aegilops tauschii subsp. strangulata cultivar AL8/78 chromosome 5, Aet v6.0, whole genome shotgun sequence genome encodes:
- the LOC109772286 gene encoding RING-H2 finger protein ATL80 has translation MPRHLLQQSVDRLAALAAPPAAAMARGGTSVHTDTLLILAAVLCFLLCVVGLAMVARCSRLCNPSAFSVDAPGAVAAPCKGIKKKALQALPTVSWRPEQEKNDEEAGERPECAICLAEFAGGDEVRVLPTCGHGFHAACVDVWLLSSSTCPSCRRALVVSPAPLATESPPPQTCCERADVLAAQASAAVSGSGRCRPSAQ, from the coding sequence ATGCCGCGCCACCTGCTGCAGCAGTCCGTCGACCGCCTCGCCGCGCTGGCCGCGCCTCCGGCGGCCGCCATGGCGCGCGGCGGGACGAGCGTGCACACGGACACGCTGCTCATCCTGGCGGCGGTGCTCTGCTTCCTGCTCTGCGTGGTCGGGCTGGCCATGGTGGCCCGGTGCTCCCGCCTGTGCAACCCCTCCGCCTTCTCCGTCGACGCGCCGGGGGCAGTCGCCGCGCCGTGCAAGGGGATCAAGAAGAAGGCGCTGCAAGCGCTGCCCACCGTGTCGTGGCGGCCAGAGCAGGAGAAGAATGATGAGGAGGCGGGGGAGCGGCCGGAGTGCGCCATCTGCCTGGCGGAGTTCGCGGGCGGCGACGAGGTGCGCGTGCTCCCGACGTGCGGACACGGTTTCCACGCCGCCTGCGTGGACGTCTGGCTGCTCTCCAGCTCCACCTGCCCCTCCTGCCGGCGCGCCCTCGTCGTGTCGCCGGCGCCGTTGGCAACCGAGTCGCCCCCTCCCCAAACATGTTGCGAGCGCGCCGACGTCCTTGCGGCGCAGGCCTCGGCCGCCGTCTCTGGCTCCGGCCGCTGCCGGCCGTCGGCACAGTAG
- the LOC109772308 gene encoding RING-H2 finger protein ATL80-like has protein sequence MPRHLMQQSVDRLAAMAARPVAGGGTSVHTDTLLILAAVLCFLLCVVGLAMVARCSRMCNPSAFSVEYVPGAMAKAPCKGMKKKALESLPTVSWQPEPSKEVDEDGAERPECAICLAEFTRGDEVRVLPHCGHGFHTACVDAWLLSSTTCPSCRRALVVVAAQSPAATESPPPRTCCDRADVVAAAQASAAGTVADETGRGTSTSDLSFVS, from the coding sequence ATGCCGCGCCACCTGATGCAGCAGTCCGTCGACCGCCTGGCCGCGATGGCCGCCCGGCCGGTGGCCGGCGGTGGGACGAGCGTGCACACGGACACGCTGCTCATCCTGGCGGCGGTGCTCTGTTTCCTGCTCTGCGTGGTCGGGTTGGCCATGGTCGCCCGCTGCTCCCGCATGTGCAACCCCTCCGCCTTCTCCGTCGAGTACGTGCCGGGCGCAATGGCCAAGGCGCCGTGCAAGGGGATGAAGAAGAAGGCGCTGGAGTCGCTGCCGACCGTGTCGTGGCAGCCGGAGCCGAGCAAGGAGGTGGACGAGGATGGGGCGGAGCGGCCGGAATGCGCCATCTGCTTGGCGGAGTTCACGCGCGGCGACGAGGTGCGCGTGCTCCCGCACTGCGGACACGGCTTCCACACCGCCTGCGTCGACGCGTGGCTCCTCTCCAGCACCACCTGCCCGTCCTGCCGCCGCGCCCTCGTCGTCGTGGCCGCCCAATCGCCGGCAGCCACCGAGTCGCCCCCTCCCCGGACGTGCTGCGACCGTGCCGACGTAGTCGCGGCTGCGCAGGCCTCAGCCGCCGGCACAGTAGCC